A stretch of Desulfurivibrio alkaliphilus AHT 2 DNA encodes these proteins:
- a CDS encoding anaerobic ribonucleoside-triphosphate reductase activating protein produces the protein MNIGGFHPASFNDFPGRVAAVIFTQGCNFRCPWCHNAELIPAAAPAGADLYAPEEILARLAARRNKLGGAVISGGEPTLQPDLLDFCREIKKLGLAVKVDSNGSRPEILAKLLAAKVVDFLAMDIKAPPAKYEQLVSTKVDLEAIRRSIALIAASGLAHQFRTTMVDHLLTAADLDEIRRLLPAASPHKTQPYRPSQPAEQEG, from the coding sequence ATGAACATTGGCGGTTTCCATCCGGCTAGCTTCAACGATTTTCCCGGCCGGGTGGCGGCGGTGATCTTTACCCAAGGCTGCAACTTCCGCTGCCCCTGGTGCCATAACGCCGAGCTGATCCCCGCCGCCGCCCCGGCCGGGGCCGACCTTTACGCACCAGAAGAAATTCTGGCCCGGCTGGCGGCCCGCCGAAACAAACTGGGCGGCGCGGTGATCAGCGGCGGCGAACCCACCCTGCAGCCGGACCTGCTGGACTTCTGTCGGGAAATCAAAAAACTGGGGCTGGCGGTGAAGGTGGACAGCAACGGCAGCCGCCCGGAAATTCTCGCAAAGCTGCTGGCGGCTAAAGTGGTGGACTTCCTGGCCATGGACATCAAGGCGCCGCCGGCCAAGTACGAGCAACTGGTGAGCACCAAGGTTGACCTCGAGGCCATCCGGCGTTCCATCGCTCTGATCGCCGCCAGCGGCCTGGCCCACCAGTTCCGCACCACCATGGTGGATCACCTGCTGACCGCCGCCGACCTGGATGAAATCCGCCGCCTGCTACCCGCCGCCTCGCCCCACAAAACCCAACCCTACCGGCCATCCCAGCCGGCAGAACAGGAGGGCTGA
- a CDS encoding YIP1 family protein — protein sequence MDSLTNRIIRAGKLDHELYREVKEDPEALGPALNVVLLSSLAAGIGSLQLGIIGFVTGTAAAFAGWLVWTLIIYLVGSKILPEARTRTSLPQLLRVAGFASAPGILRLLAGIPYLGGLVIFAASLWMLTAMIIATRQALDYESAWRAAGVCLLGWILQGMAIAPFLLMMSAKM from the coding sequence ATGGATTCGCTCACCAACCGTATCATCCGCGCCGGCAAGCTGGACCATGAGCTGTACCGCGAGGTCAAGGAAGATCCCGAGGCCCTGGGGCCCGCCCTCAACGTGGTGCTGCTCTCCAGCCTGGCCGCCGGCATCGGGTCCTTGCAGCTGGGGATCATCGGTTTTGTCACCGGCACCGCCGCCGCCTTTGCCGGTTGGTTGGTCTGGACCCTGATCATTTACCTGGTCGGGAGCAAGATCCTGCCCGAAGCCCGTACCAGAACCAGCCTCCCCCAGTTGCTCCGGGTAGCCGGTTTTGCCAGTGCGCCGGGCATACTCCGGCTGCTGGCCGGCATTCCCTATCTGGGCGGGTTGGTAATATTTGCCGCCTCACTCTGGATGCTCACCGCCATGATCATCGCCACCCGCCAGGCCCTGGACTATGAAAGCGCCTGGCGCGCCGCCGGGGTCTGCCTGCTGGGCTGGATCCTGCAGGGCATGGCCATTGCCCCTTTTCTGCTGATGATGAGCGCA